One Bacillus sp. 1780r2a1 DNA segment encodes these proteins:
- a CDS encoding DUF2306 domain-containing protein, with protein MKKLLIVLTFFIAVAWFGHTFSKNFIVDPTFTKFLQYKGSLDLLQNSIWLICLRLHIVLSLLALIIGPIAFLKSTRSKNKVIHRTVGKVYIISIFINFFPGLFVSFYATGGLISTIGFICLNVAWFYTTYQAYRTIKAKRIQLHKEWMIRSYSLTLANTTIYVVTLLLNKALQLDYILSYQVAVSISWIVNLLIAQFIVLIIKENARKKPSLT; from the coding sequence ATGAAAAAGCTGCTAATCGTACTTACTTTTTTTATAGCTGTTGCTTGGTTTGGTCATACATTCTCTAAAAACTTTATTGTAGATCCTACCTTTACAAAGTTTCTACAGTATAAAGGCTCCTTAGACTTATTACAAAATAGTATATGGTTAATTTGTTTACGATTGCATATCGTTTTATCTTTACTAGCATTGATAATAGGACCTATTGCTTTTTTAAAAAGTACACGTTCTAAAAATAAAGTTATCCATCGTACAGTAGGAAAGGTTTATATAATCAGCATCTTCATAAACTTCTTTCCAGGTTTGTTCGTTTCTTTTTATGCTACTGGAGGACTAATTAGTACAATCGGGTTTATATGTTTGAATGTCGCTTGGTTTTACACGACGTATCAAGCATATCGGACAATTAAAGCTAAACGAATTCAATTGCACAAGGAATGGATGATCAGAAGTTATTCCTTAACATTAGCTAATACAACTATATACGTTGTGACTTTATTGTTAAATAAAGCCCTCCAGCTTGATTACATTTTATCCTATCAGGTAGCTGTATCTATAAGTTGGATAGTAAACTTGCTAATTGCTCAGTTCATAGTGTTAATTATTAAAGAGAATGCAAGGAAAAAGCCTTCATTAACATAA
- a CDS encoding cysteine desulfurase, with protein MIYFDNSATTFPDKDVLECFFNTTKNYGGNPSSIHGLGRKASVTLEEARNICSDCLGVRPREIVFTSSGTESNNTAIKSIALQYINQKKHIITTSVEHASVYNTCKQLEEWGFSVTYLSVNKTGHINIEELKRAIRSDTILVSIMHVNSELGSIQPIKEIGELLKNYPAITFHVDAVQAFGKVDIDITNWNIDLLSLSSHKFHSPRGAGILYVREGVYLPPLLVGGGQEYGQRSGTENVASIVAMSKAMEKQCEHIERNNSYLNSLKNHLLSGLRDIPNCHINSSTENNNAPHIINFSIEGILSDDLIRSLEKYQIFVSKSSACSSSNANPSRVLTVCGLNKGIANSAIRVSFSTHNTLEEVESFLFALIREIFSKAEV; from the coding sequence ATGATTTATTTTGATAATAGTGCTACAACATTTCCAGATAAGGATGTTTTAGAATGTTTTTTTAATACAACTAAAAACTATGGGGGAAATCCCTCATCTATTCATGGTTTAGGAAGAAAAGCATCTGTTACATTAGAAGAGGCTAGAAATATTTGCAGCGATTGTTTAGGTGTAAGACCTAGAGAAATTGTTTTCACTTCAAGTGGAACAGAAAGTAATAATACAGCAATTAAGAGTATAGCTCTTCAGTATATAAATCAAAAAAAGCATATCATCACAACCAGTGTGGAACATGCTTCCGTCTATAATACATGTAAGCAGTTGGAGGAATGGGGTTTTTCTGTTACTTATCTTTCTGTGAATAAAACAGGGCATATTAACATCGAAGAACTAAAAAGAGCCATCCGTTCAGATACGATACTTGTATCGATCATGCATGTTAACAGTGAGTTAGGGAGTATACAACCCATTAAAGAAATTGGAGAATTATTAAAGAATTATCCCGCTATTACTTTTCATGTAGACGCAGTACAAGCGTTTGGGAAAGTTGATATTGATATTACTAATTGGAATATTGATCTTTTATCATTATCCTCTCATAAATTTCACAGCCCAAGAGGAGCTGGTATCTTATATGTTCGAGAAGGGGTATATTTACCGCCACTGCTAGTGGGAGGTGGTCAAGAATATGGACAACGATCTGGAACTGAAAATGTAGCAAGCATAGTAGCTATGAGTAAAGCGATGGAAAAACAATGTGAACATATAGAGAGAAATAACAGCTATTTAAATAGTCTTAAAAATCATCTCTTATCTGGTTTACGAGATATACCTAACTGCCATATTAATAGTTCTACAGAGAATAATAATGCTCCTCATATTATTAATTTTTCAATTGAAGGTATATTATCAGATGATTTAATACGCTCCTTAGAAAAATATCAAATATTCGTCTCGAAAAGCTCAGCTTGTTCTTCAAGTAATGCTAATCCTTCAAGAGTATTGACAGTATGTGGATTAAATAAAGGTATTGCAAATAGTGCCATTAGAGTTAGTTTTTCAACTCATAATACGCTTGAAGAAGTTGAGTCATTTTTATTCGCTTTAATCCGCGAGATTTTTTCTAAGGCAGAGGTTTAA
- a CDS encoding rhodanese-like domain-containing protein, which translates to MSTTSFCTICKKDVSGLSFENNQACEECSKNCYVISLQMKKSKEWSVLGVRNTREEAENEAQKLMSKFPIFNSYKIEKTNYLERNQETINNSEEIKSLNPKEVKELVSSTSNIQLLDVREKHEIKNDLILNAINIEVKEIPHKVNDLSKEKTYIVYCTAGYRSPYVCEFLQERGFKTYDLRGGLLGWKGAGFVVPVIEGTFKLLNKLRK; encoded by the coding sequence ATGTCCACCACTAGTTTTTGTACTATATGTAAGAAAGATGTTAGCGGCTTAAGTTTTGAGAATAATCAAGCGTGTGAAGAATGCAGTAAAAATTGTTATGTGATTTCTTTACAAATGAAAAAAAGTAAAGAATGGTCTGTGTTAGGAGTGAGAAATACAAGAGAAGAAGCGGAGAATGAAGCCCAAAAATTGATGAGTAAATTTCCGATTTTTAACTCGTATAAAATAGAAAAAACCAATTATTTGGAAAGAAATCAAGAAACTATAAATAATTCCGAGGAGATAAAAAGCCTTAACCCTAAAGAGGTAAAAGAGTTAGTTAGTTCTACAAGTAACATACAATTACTAGATGTAAGAGAGAAGCACGAAATAAAAAATGATTTAATTTTGAATGCTATTAATATTGAAGTGAAAGAAATTCCCCATAAAGTTAACGATTTGTCAAAAGAAAAAACCTATATTGTGTATTGTACAGCAGGTTACCGCAGCCCATATGTTTGTGAATTTCTCCAGGAAAGAGGCTTTAAAACTTACGATTTAAGGGGTGGACTACTAGGGTGGAAGGGAGCTGGCTTTGTTGTACCTGTAATTGAAGGAACTTTTAAGTTATTAAATAAATTACGTAAATAG
- a CDS encoding TetR/AcrR family transcriptional regulator codes for MSKREDKKLKILQAAEQAYVEEGSNFSLRTITQIAKVNVAAVNYYFGSKTNLMELMAERIIGQLNAEQLSNLATLKKRNNPISVEDVVKSFAEPFFHLNIGSEKEKVKKSKMLGLLLIDTNAEIRSVFYKKTQIVDSEYMEILKNLLPLLSTQELCWRYKHMIGLIINNIGGFIPLGTNNNISNDEVDNKIVLEWIVTYITAALLAPPSSHNSIHS; via the coding sequence ATGAGTAAAAGAGAAGATAAAAAATTAAAAATTCTACAAGCTGCTGAACAGGCATATGTAGAGGAAGGATCCAATTTTTCTCTACGAACGATAACGCAGATAGCCAAAGTAAATGTAGCCGCAGTAAATTATTATTTTGGTTCAAAGACAAATTTAATGGAACTTATGGCTGAAAGAATTATTGGTCAACTAAACGCAGAACAACTTTCAAATTTAGCTACCTTGAAAAAAAGAAATAATCCTATATCAGTTGAGGACGTTGTTAAGTCATTTGCTGAGCCTTTTTTTCACCTCAATATCGGCAGTGAAAAAGAAAAAGTAAAGAAATCAAAAATGCTAGGACTACTCTTGATTGATACCAATGCTGAAATAAGATCTGTATTTTATAAAAAAACTCAAATTGTTGATTCTGAATACATGGAAATTTTGAAAAACCTTTTACCGCTTTTATCAACTCAAGAGTTATGCTGGAGATATAAACATATGATAGGACTAATTATCAATAATATCGGTGGATTTATTCCATTAGGGACTAACAACAATATCTCTAATGATGAAGTAGACAATAAAATAGTATTAGAATGGATTGTAACGTATATAACAGCAGCACTTTTAGCTCCACCCTCATCTCACAATTCCATACACAGTTAG
- a CDS encoding DUF4023 domain-containing protein, with amino-acid sequence MDNTNEFVEKLHQKQAKAEQNEKRQGKAHASRKLPNKQH; translated from the coding sequence ATGGATAATACAAATGAATTTGTAGAGAAATTACACCAAAAACAAGCTAAGGCGGAGCAGAACGAAAAGCGTCAAGGAAAAGCTCATGCAAGTCGTAAATTACCTAATAAACAACACTAA
- a CDS encoding thermonuclease family protein, which produces MNRLQKMFGLLLILMLAVLSGCGTQTSESNEKKATQPAAEETNVNQSGDENAVESSLKREGVIGVAATVTRVVDGDTVKVELLNGKEETVRLILVDTPETKHPQLKVQPFGPEASDYTTEHLTNQEVTLEFDAEERDRYGRLLAYIWIDSKLFNEELVAKGLARVAVFPPNTKYVDEFRKTQDQARKNKLGIWSIENYVEEKGYNSEVARGIKEKEEDESAELTERCENKIKGNKNSKIYHVPTGAHYDQKMNNVQWFCTEEEAEKAGYRQSKN; this is translated from the coding sequence GTGAATAGGTTACAAAAGATGTTTGGCTTACTTTTGATTTTGATGCTCGCCGTTCTAAGCGGGTGTGGAACGCAAACAAGTGAGTCAAATGAAAAGAAAGCAACGCAGCCGGCAGCGGAAGAAACAAATGTAAATCAGTCCGGGGATGAAAATGCAGTGGAGTCTTCACTGAAACGTGAAGGTGTTATTGGAGTCGCAGCTACTGTTACGCGAGTAGTTGACGGTGATACAGTCAAAGTAGAACTTTTAAATGGGAAGGAAGAAACGGTACGCCTCATTCTCGTAGACACCCCTGAAACAAAGCATCCGCAGCTGAAGGTTCAACCGTTTGGACCAGAAGCATCTGACTACACGACTGAGCATTTAACAAACCAAGAGGTCACGCTTGAGTTTGATGCAGAAGAGCGCGATCGCTACGGTCGTTTGCTTGCGTACATATGGATAGACAGCAAGTTGTTTAATGAAGAGCTTGTGGCAAAAGGTCTGGCACGCGTAGCGGTCTTTCCTCCCAATACGAAATACGTGGACGAATTTCGTAAAACGCAGGACCAAGCTCGAAAAAACAAGCTGGGCATCTGGAGCATTGAAAACTATGTAGAAGAAAAAGGCTATAACTCTGAAGTAGCCAGAGGTATAAAAGAAAAAGAAGAAGACGAATCAGCGGAGCTAACCGAGCGCTGTGAAAATAAAATTAAAGGCAACAAAAATTCAAAGATTTACCACGTCCCAACTGGTGCACACTATGACCAGAAGATGAACAACGTGCAGTGGTTCTGTACGGAAGAAGAAGCAGAGAAAGCAGGGTATCGTCAGTCGAAGAATTGA
- a CDS encoding HAD-IA family hydrolase yields the protein MNILWDFDGTIFDTYPTIVKAFKKLVKDESVTEAEILKQMKISSEVAIKHFNVEKSVFDENFHVLEHQLSPEDKPAFPHVEDVLKWADKNVIVTHKSRESTLAILAYFGMEDYFTEIITKDDGYKRKPDTGAYAYLHDKYHLDLVIGDRELDLKPARELGIKTCAFQNDTLEADYHLTSYDQFFNKVIDKNS from the coding sequence ATGAACATTTTATGGGACTTTGATGGTACCATTTTTGATACATATCCAACAATAGTAAAAGCATTTAAAAAGCTTGTAAAAGACGAATCCGTTACAGAAGCTGAAATCTTAAAACAAATGAAGATTTCGTCGGAAGTTGCAATCAAACACTTTAACGTAGAAAAGTCAGTTTTTGATGAAAACTTCCATGTGCTTGAGCATCAGCTAAGTCCTGAAGACAAGCCTGCGTTTCCTCATGTAGAAGATGTACTAAAGTGGGCGGATAAAAACGTGATTGTAACGCATAAATCACGCGAGTCCACTCTCGCTATTTTAGCGTACTTTGGGATGGAAGACTATTTTACAGAAATCATTACAAAAGACGATGGATACAAGCGTAAGCCGGATACAGGAGCTTATGCGTATCTTCACGATAAATATCATCTTGATTTGGTTATTGGTGACCGTGAGTTAGATTTAAAGCCTGCGCGTGAGCTTGGCATTAAAACGTGTGCTTTTCAAAACGATACGCTTGAAGCAGACTATCATTTAACGTCATACGATCAATTTTTTAACAAAGTTATAGACAAAAACTCGTGA
- a CDS encoding helix-turn-helix domain-containing protein — protein MNTKEDERLLAQSLLAKGMKPKDIADQLHVHISTIYNWKKEMTVKNESRKNFNNFVSKTKKEMKTESKNDKRTIDLQQENQALKQKVRDLENIIADLAIKLKRENKEWLK, from the coding sequence TTGAATACGAAAGAAGACGAACGCTTACTAGCCCAATCGCTGTTAGCCAAAGGAATGAAACCAAAAGACATTGCCGATCAGCTTCATGTTCATATCTCAACGATTTACAACTGGAAAAAAGAAATGACTGTTAAAAACGAAAGCCGAAAAAACTTTAATAATTTTGTTTCGAAAACTAAAAAAGAAATGAAAACCGAATCGAAAAACGACAAACGTACGATAGATCTTCAACAAGAAAACCAAGCATTAAAACAAAAAGTACGAGATTTAGAAAATATTATTGCTGATTTAGCAATCAAGCTCAAACGAGAAAATAAAGAATGGCTGAAGTAA
- the brnQ gene encoding branched-chain amino acid transport system II carrier protein encodes MKQLTVKDIIVIGFMLFALFFGAGNLIFPPFLGQEAGEAFWPAMIGFVLTGVGLPILGVIAISTVDNGVQALSGRVHPLFGLIFTTILYLMIGPFMGIPRGANVAYEMGLAPFLGANVGGVSLVLFSIVFFALVYWLSLNPAKIVDRIGSLLTPFLLLTIALIGFAGLFNLEPSFGNVTEKYENAPFFTGFMEGYLTMDTIASLAFGIVVITAIKAKGITEKKAIMNTTIKTGVIAGIALCSVYILIGVLGARMGSTSTFQNGGELLTAAAEQFYGAAGVILLGATVGVACFTTCVGLITACAQYFTSVLPGVSYQKIVTVLTIVSLLLTNVGLNQIISLSIPVLTMIYPLTIMLVVLSFFHSYFQESNVIYITTLLLTGIVSVYDGLVSIGMPSIFAWLPLHAQGLGWVVPAVIGVVIGLLFIPKTKNPSRLP; translated from the coding sequence ATGAAACAATTAACTGTTAAAGACATTATCGTAATTGGTTTCATGCTGTTTGCGTTGTTTTTTGGAGCTGGAAATCTAATTTTCCCGCCTTTTTTAGGACAGGAAGCAGGAGAAGCATTTTGGCCAGCGATGATTGGCTTTGTTTTAACAGGAGTAGGACTGCCGATATTAGGTGTGATTGCGATTTCTACAGTAGATAACGGAGTTCAAGCACTAAGCGGCAGGGTTCACCCACTATTTGGACTTATTTTTACAACCATATTATATTTAATGATTGGGCCGTTTATGGGCATTCCGCGCGGTGCAAATGTAGCTTATGAGATGGGACTAGCACCATTTTTAGGCGCGAACGTAGGTGGAGTTTCTCTAGTGCTTTTTTCAATCGTCTTTTTTGCACTTGTATATTGGCTTAGCTTAAATCCAGCAAAGATTGTAGATCGAATCGGCAGTTTATTAACTCCCTTTTTATTACTGACAATTGCTTTAATTGGTTTTGCAGGGTTGTTTAACCTTGAACCATCCTTCGGTAATGTAACAGAAAAATATGAAAATGCCCCGTTTTTTACAGGCTTTATGGAAGGGTATTTAACGATGGATACCATCGCTTCATTAGCGTTTGGGATTGTAGTAATTACGGCAATTAAAGCCAAAGGCATTACCGAGAAAAAGGCCATCATGAACACAACGATTAAAACAGGTGTCATTGCCGGCATTGCCTTATGTAGCGTGTACATACTCATCGGTGTATTAGGAGCGAGAATGGGAAGTACGTCTACGTTCCAAAACGGAGGAGAGCTTTTAACAGCAGCGGCAGAGCAGTTTTACGGAGCAGCGGGTGTTATTCTATTAGGAGCTACTGTAGGAGTTGCTTGCTTTACAACGTGTGTTGGGCTAATTACAGCGTGCGCTCAGTATTTTACAAGCGTCTTGCCAGGAGTTTCTTATCAGAAAATTGTTACAGTACTAACGATTGTGAGTTTACTGCTAACAAATGTGGGACTTAATCAAATCATTTCTCTGTCCATTCCGGTACTGACTATGATTTATCCGTTAACGATCATGCTTGTTGTGCTTTCGTTTTTCCACTCTTATTTTCAAGAGTCAAACGTGATCTATATTACGACGCTTTTATTGACAGGAATCGTTAGCGTATACGATGGGCTTGTATCAATAGGAATGCCATCGATATTTGCTTGGTTACCTTTACATGCTCAAGGGTTAGGATGGGTTGTACCAGCAGTGATTGGCGTTGTGATTGGTTTATTATTTATTCCCAAAACAAAAAATCCTTCTCGTTTACCTTAA